The following coding sequences lie in one Methanobrevibacter sp. genomic window:
- a CDS encoding KEOPS complex subunit Pcc1, producing the protein MKIKSTLTLKYKYNESASLIYDSLEVDNENYVKGNINNETIEYKIDSESLGSFLATTDDLIASEIVAEKIIDKTS; encoded by the coding sequence ATGAAAATTAAATCAACATTAACATTAAAATACAAATATAACGAATCAGCTTCCTTAATATATGATTCACTGGAAGTTGATAATGAGAATTATGTTAAAGGCAATATAAATAATGAAACAATTGAATATAAAATAGACAGTGAAAGCTTAGGGAGTTTCCTTGCAACAACTGATGATTTAATCGCATCAGAAATAGTGGCTGAAAAAATTATTGACAAAACTTCCTAA